One genomic segment of Hymenobacter psoromatis includes these proteins:
- the cysK gene encoding cysteine synthase A, protein MKANSILDVIGHTPLVKLTKLFAAERPDVEVWMKLERQNPGGSIKDRIALRMIEQAEKDGILTKDSHIIEPTSGNTGVGLALVAAVKGYRLTLVMPESMSIERRRLMQAYGASLELTPREGGMKGAIAKAQEMVDNTPGAWMPMQFSNPANIQAHIDTTAQEILADAPEGGFDMHITGVGTGGHITGVTQVLKPLFPKMKTYAVEPEASPVISGGAPGPHPLQGIGAGFIPENLHVDLLDGTIQVTRDEAFEMTRRAAKEEGILCGISSGASLAAVAKKLAEVPQGGKVLTFCYDTGERYLSVEGLFV, encoded by the coding sequence ATGAAAGCCAATTCCATTCTCGACGTTATCGGCCACACGCCGCTGGTTAAACTCACTAAATTATTCGCCGCCGAGCGCCCCGACGTGGAGGTGTGGATGAAGCTGGAGCGCCAGAATCCGGGCGGCTCCATCAAGGACCGCATTGCGCTCCGCATGATTGAGCAGGCCGAAAAAGACGGAATTCTGACCAAGGACAGCCACATTATCGAGCCTACCTCGGGCAACACGGGGGTAGGGCTGGCGCTGGTGGCCGCCGTGAAGGGCTACCGCCTCACGCTGGTGATGCCCGAGAGCATGAGCATCGAGCGCCGCCGCCTGATGCAGGCTTATGGGGCCAGCCTGGAGCTGACTCCCCGCGAGGGCGGCATGAAAGGAGCCATCGCCAAGGCCCAGGAAATGGTGGACAACACGCCGGGAGCCTGGATGCCCATGCAGTTCTCCAACCCCGCCAATATTCAGGCGCACATCGATACCACGGCGCAGGAAATTTTGGCCGATGCGCCGGAGGGCGGCTTCGACATGCACATCACGGGGGTGGGCACGGGCGGCCACATCACGGGCGTCACGCAGGTGCTGAAGCCGCTTTTTCCGAAGATGAAAACCTACGCCGTGGAGCCGGAAGCTTCGCCCGTTATCAGTGGCGGCGCGCCGGGGCCGCACCCGCTGCAAGGCATTGGCGCGGGCTTCATCCCGGAGAATCTACACGTCGATTTGCTCGACGGCACCATTCAGGTAACCCGCGACGAAGCCTTTGAGATGACGCGCCGGGCAGCCAAGGAAGAAGGTATTTTGTGCGGTATCTCATCGGGCGCGTCGCTGGCCGCCGTGGCCAAAAAGCTGGCCGAGGTGCCCCAGGGCGGCAAGGTGCTCACTTTCTGCTACGATACCGGTGAGCGGTATTTGTCGGTCGAGGGGCTATTCGTATAG
- the rpsT gene encoding 30S ribosomal protein S20, whose amino-acid sequence MANHKSAIKRIRSNEAKRVLNRYQHKSTRTAIKKLRGTTDKTAAQELLRKVSSMLDRLAKKNIIHKNKAANNKSKLTKLVNAL is encoded by the coding sequence ATGGCAAATCACAAGTCGGCTATTAAGCGCATCCGTAGCAACGAAGCGAAGCGCGTACTAAACCGCTACCAACACAAGTCTACCCGCACGGCCATCAAGAAGCTGCGTGGCACCACCGATAAAACGGCCGCGCAGGAGCTACTCCGCAAAGTGTCGTCGATGCTGGACCGCTTGGCCAAGAAGAACATCATCCACAAAAACAAAGCTGCCAATAACAAAAGCAAGCTGACAAAACTCGTCAACGCGCTTTAG
- a CDS encoding serine O-acetyltransferase, with translation MSAIALETFAEQLARAHAAVPTALPGPAFCALAEQVLAVLFPERAARPLAGTDAVAATLYHLQVELAALLSEVPGLPTPPAPLAAGLFGGLPALRAALLLDAQATLAADPAAQDLAEILSTYPGFYATALHRLAHALHQRDVPRLPRLLSEYAHQRTGVDIHPGARIGPAFCIDHGTGIVIGETAVIGAHVQLYQGVTLGALSVTKALQGLKRHPTIEDHVVVYANATILGGSTVIGPHSVIGGNVWLTESVPSHSRVYHRAQLRMARQDDPAGELMFSI, from the coding sequence GTGTCTGCTATCGCCCTCGAAACGTTTGCTGAGCAATTGGCGCGGGCGCACGCGGCCGTGCCCACCGCCTTACCGGGGCCGGCGTTCTGCGCGCTAGCCGAGCAGGTGCTGGCGGTGCTCTTCCCGGAGCGCGCCGCCCGGCCGCTGGCCGGCACCGATGCCGTAGCCGCTACTCTCTACCACTTGCAAGTCGAGCTGGCTGCCCTGCTAAGCGAGGTACCTGGCCTGCCTACCCCGCCCGCGCCGTTGGCCGCTGGCCTGTTTGGCGGCTTGCCCGCGCTGCGCGCCGCCCTACTGCTCGACGCCCAGGCCACGCTGGCCGCCGACCCCGCCGCCCAGGATTTGGCCGAGATTCTGAGTACTTATCCCGGCTTCTACGCCACGGCCCTGCACCGGCTGGCCCACGCCCTGCACCAGCGCGACGTGCCGCGCCTACCCCGCCTGCTGAGCGAGTATGCCCACCAGCGCACGGGCGTTGACATTCATCCGGGGGCGCGCATTGGGCCGGCGTTTTGCATCGACCACGGCACGGGCATCGTTATCGGCGAAACGGCCGTAATTGGGGCGCATGTGCAGCTCTACCAGGGCGTTACGCTCGGCGCGCTCAGCGTGACGAAAGCGTTGCAGGGCCTCAAGCGCCACCCCACCATCGAGGACCACGTGGTGGTTTATGCCAACGCGACCATTCTGGGGGGTAGCACCGTTATCGGCCCGCACAGCGTTATCGGCGGCAACGTGTGGCTGACCGAGAGCGTACCCTCGCACTCGCGGGTGTATCACCGCGCCCAGCTCCGCATGGCCCGCCAGGATGACCCCGCCGGCGAGCTGATGTTCTCCATTTAA
- a CDS encoding cupin domain-containing protein, whose product MSTPNINANTATPDADGAKHLAAGQHVSLRLWENEQPGESKPLSSRPYETVGYVLKGRAELHLEGKVTPLEPGASYLVPQGASHTYKILEAFTAIEATSPPQ is encoded by the coding sequence ATGTCTACTCCCAACATCAACGCCAATACCGCCACCCCCGATGCCGATGGGGCCAAGCACCTTGCCGCCGGCCAACATGTCTCGCTCCGCCTCTGGGAAAACGAGCAGCCCGGCGAGTCCAAGCCCCTCAGCAGCCGCCCCTATGAAACGGTCGGTTACGTGCTAAAAGGCCGCGCCGAGCTGCATCTCGAAGGCAAAGTAACCCCGCTGGAGCCCGGCGCATCCTACCTCGTGCCCCAGGGAGCCTCGCACACCTATAAAATCCTGGAAGCTTTCACGGCCATCGAGGCAACATCGCCTCCTCAGTAA
- a CDS encoding YheT family hydrolase yields MPLLPSLGYHPAAWLANGHLQTIAASVLRRVPEVRYRRERLELSDGDFLDLDWSWAGPAPGGRLGIVSHGLEGSSERPYVRGMVRALNQAGFDALAWNYRGCGGETNRLLRAYHLGDTDDLATVISHTINEKDYPEIYLTGFSAGGNVTLKYLGEDPARVPPQVRRAAVFSVPTDLKASSLHISRWQNKVYLRRFMHSLREKMRAKAAYLPGQLDLTALDELRDFPQFDARYTAPLHGFVSADDYYERAASGRYLAGIRVPTLLVNALNDPFLPPSCYPREAARANPCFYLETPAAGGHVGFNDNGPAGSYYSERRAVEFFSGK; encoded by the coding sequence ATGCCTTTGCTACCTTCTCTTGGTTACCACCCGGCGGCTTGGCTAGCCAACGGCCACCTGCAAACCATCGCGGCCAGCGTGCTACGCCGGGTGCCGGAGGTGCGCTACCGGCGCGAGCGCCTAGAGCTGTCCGACGGCGATTTTCTGGACCTCGACTGGTCGTGGGCCGGGCCTGCGCCGGGCGGGCGGCTAGGCATTGTTTCGCACGGGCTGGAAGGCAGCAGCGAGCGGCCTTACGTGCGCGGCATGGTGCGCGCGCTCAACCAGGCGGGCTTCGACGCGCTGGCCTGGAACTACCGCGGCTGCGGCGGCGAAACCAACCGCCTGCTGCGCGCCTACCACCTCGGCGATACCGACGACCTAGCCACTGTTATCAGTCATACTATCAATGAGAAAGACTACCCGGAAATTTACCTGACCGGTTTTTCAGCGGGCGGCAACGTGACGCTGAAATACTTGGGCGAAGACCCGGCGCGGGTGCCGCCGCAGGTGCGGCGAGCGGCTGTATTCTCGGTACCAACCGACCTCAAGGCCAGCTCACTGCACATCAGTCGCTGGCAGAATAAAGTGTATTTGCGGCGCTTCATGCACTCACTGCGCGAGAAAATGCGGGCTAAAGCCGCATACCTGCCCGGCCAGCTCGACCTGACTGCCCTTGACGAGTTGCGCGACTTCCCGCAGTTCGACGCGCGCTACACGGCTCCGCTGCACGGCTTTGTCTCGGCTGATGACTACTACGAGCGGGCGGCTTCGGGGCGCTATCTGGCGGGTATTCGGGTGCCCACGCTGCTGGTTAACGCCCTGAATGACCCCTTCCTACCCCCCAGTTGCTACCCCCGCGAGGCGGCCCGCGCCAACCCGTGCTTCTACCTCGAAACGCCTGCTGCGGGCGGCCACGTGGGCTTCAACGATAACGGCCCGGCTGGCTCGTATTATTCCGAGCGCCGGGCCGTGGAGTTCTTTAGCGGTAAGTAA